Within the Syntrophorhabdaceae bacterium genome, the region TTATTGGTTCTCTTACCTGTTCGTCTGTCTCACTGTATGGGCCTTTTTCATCTTGCCCGTGCTGAGGGCCACGTTGACCTTTCCGCTCCTTGCGGGTCTGCCGGTATTTTCGGCTGCCGTATAGAACACCGTGCCCGATCCTGTACCGGAAGAGGCTGACGTGACAGTGATCCACGGGGCTCCGGATTGGGCGGTCCACCCACAGTCAGTGGGCGACATGGTGAGGGTGAATGAATCTGATCCACCTGCCTTCGCGATAATGGGGGAGGTGGGGGGACTGATGGTGTAGGAGCAGGGTTTCCCTGTCTGGGTGACGGGGAGTATGGCTCCTCCAATGTAGACCGATCCTGCCCTGGTGGCGGAGGCGGTGTTCTGTGAAACCGTTACTTTAACCGATCCCCTGGTCTTGTTGAAAGTGAGGTTAGAATAGGTGATGTAGGCGTCGCCTTCCATGACATCCACTGTGGGGGCGGGACAGACACTTGCTCCCCTTGCCGTAATGCTCACCGGGGCGGTTCCGCCCCTATAGGCGACTGTCCTCACCCTTGGGCCGATGGTATAGGTACAGGTCGTAGCGGCCGTGAAACCGGCGGTGACGGAAATATTGCCGTTCATGGTTACGGCACAAGTTCCCGTGCCGGAGCAGCCTCCTCCTGACCAGCCGGTGAAGGTGGAGCCTGCGGCAGCAGTGGCGGTGAGGGTAACAACCGTTCCCGCGCTAAACGTAGCGTTGCATGTGCTGCCGCAGTTGACGCCGGCGGGGCTGCTCGTGACGGCGCCCGCGCCGGTGCCGTTCCTGGAAGTCTGGAGGGCATAGGTTGTCGCGCCCCCGCCAGGACAGAATGTTACGGTATAATTGACCACACCGTCTGTCTTCCTGCATTTATAACTGCTTTTCAGGTCGTCGAACTGCCACGCATACGCACCCGGTGCACCCGTATTCACGTTTTTTATAAACTCGAGAGATTGGGCTGCCATGTTCGGCCAGTTGGTATCGACCAGATCCGCCCAG harbors:
- a CDS encoding BACON domain-containing protein, with protein sequence ENPDFWCKPAGYSRTPTCPSDLWDASLNACWGPCKYYTMKLGQSAAGNNGSALCCDATNVSSEPNIPTSWCNPSDPGHADIVGGYKCSPYDWADGYTENTLGCAKGDKYDRRQNLVSCAHGRWADLVDTNWPNMAAQSLEFIKNVNTGAPGAYAWQFDDLKSSYKCRKTDGVVNYTVTFCPGGGATTYALQTSRNGTGAGAVTSSPAGVNCGSTCNATFSAGTVVTLTATAAAGSTFTGWSGGGCSGTGTCAVTMNGNISVTAGFTAATTCTYTIGPRVRTVAYRGGTAPVSITARGASVCPAPTVDVMEGDAYITYSNLTFNKTRGSVKVTVSQNTASATRAGSVYIGGAILPVTQTGKPCSYTISPPTSPIIAKAGGSDSFTLTMSPTDCGWTAQSGAPWITVTSASSGTGSGTVFYTAAENTGRPARSGKVNVALSTGKMKKAHTVRQTNR